TCTATCAGTTCCCTTTGGACTATGGGGATTCCCACACGTCCAGTTCCGTCAGTGATCTGGAGATTCCGGGATTGGGCTCCTACCATCGACAGGTGGAGCGAGAGGTCTCGGTAGAAGGCTGGGGGACACTCCTCATGCCCGAGGGAAGCTACGATGTGCTCAAGGTGCGAATGATCGTCAACAGTATCGATTCCATCTATGTGGAGAGTACCCAGCAAGGCTTTGCTATTCCAACTCCTGAGCAGACCATCTATCAATGGTTGAGTCCGGGAGTGATACAGCCCCTGCTGGAGATCACGCAGAGCGGCTTTGGAGAAACGATCCGCTATCGGAATGCCGCTCCGGTGGGACTTGAGGGATCATTGGCAGAATACATCACCGTCTATCCCAATCCCACCAGGGATTATCTCGTTCTCCATTCGAAAGCACAGGCGATCGATGGCTATGCGGTCTTCGACTCGAATGGGCGGTCCATCATCAGGCGGACGACCTATGGGCGCTATCGGGAAGAGTTGATGGTGCGGAACCTGGCCCGCGGAGAATACTTCGTCCTCTTGCAGGTAGGAGGGAATTCCTATTGCTCCTTCTTCTTCAAGGACTGAGCTCCGTAGTGTTTCCGTATGATATCCATGGCCGGCTTTTCCTGAGGAGTATAATCCTTGCTA
The genomic region above belongs to Flavobacteriales bacterium and contains:
- a CDS encoding T9SS type A sorting domain-containing protein; this translates as MASILRDAIFCVLMMSSFHLVAQVTMDASDMPSAGEQFPFAFSDPVANDASLTGAGILWDYSDLNSTATGVDSFITVGETPFLFQFFFNNPILYPDHDADYARNDVDLDLGFISISDTYSYFKNDSEGLRNVGFGANVNGIPSSVRNIPPDWIYQFPLDYGDSHTSSSVSDLEIPGLGSYHRQVEREVSVEGWGTLLMPEGSYDVLKVRMIVNSIDSIYVESTQQGFAIPTPEQTIYQWLSPGVIQPLLEITQSGFGETIRYRNAAPVGLEGSLAEYITVYPNPTRDYLVLHSKAQAIDGYAVFDSNGRSIIRRTTYGRYREELMVRNLARGEYFVLLQVGGNSYCSFFFKD